From Nicotiana tabacum cultivar K326 chromosome 22, ASM71507v2, whole genome shotgun sequence, one genomic window encodes:
- the LOC142176226 gene encoding uncharacterized protein LOC142176226, whose amino-acid sequence MEMLRQIQLNIPLMDALREMSGYAKMMKDLMSRKFDFQDLSTVTLTQTCSAVVTKPMAQKKSYPGSFTIPYTIGSYAFAKALCDLGANINLMPLAVYTKLGIGKPRPTSMLLQLADRMVKRPTGILDDVLVQVGKFVFPTDFVILDCQVDEETPIILGRPFLATGRALIDCETGELKMRLNDEEVIFNVQQSMRRPSEYANCSLVEAMDVIL is encoded by the coding sequence atggagatgctGCGTCAAATTCAGTTGAATATTCCTTTGATGGATGCCTTGAGGGAGATGTCAGGTTATGCGAAGATGATGAAAGACCTAATGTCGCGGaagtttgattttcaggacctatCCACAGTGACTCTGACGCAGACCTGCAGCGCAGTAGTGACCAAACCGATGGCTCAAAAGAAGTCATACCCAGGTAGCTTCACTATTCCATACACGATTGGGAGTTATGCATTTGCAAAggcattatgtgatttgggagccaACATAAATTTGATGCCTCTGGCTGTATACACCAAACTGGGCATTGGCAAACCTAGACCGACTTCGATGTTGCTGCAGCTGGCTGACCGCATGGTAAAAAGGCCTACTGGGattcttgatgatgtgttggtgcaagtgGGGAAGTTCGTGTTCCCTACAGACTttgttattctggactgtcagGTAGATGAGGAGACACCTATTATTTTAGGTAGGCCATTtttggccactgggagagcacTAATCGATTGTGAGACTGGGGAATTAAAAATGAGACTGAACGATGAAGAAGTCATATTCAATGTTCAGCAATCTATGAGGAGACCCAGTGAATATGCTAATTGCTCTCTAGTGGAGGCAATGGATGTTATTCTGTAA